One Chordicoccus furentiruminis DNA window includes the following coding sequences:
- a CDS encoding VWA domain-containing protein yields the protein MLCAGLISGGAAVSGESGAQEAVNAEAPADDAVQPEVPAQPVEEAQQNTPAPEDTEGGGEAGQQQEETPDQQQEELYPEDDGNGEESVPSVSRPDAGSAESSAAPVGTTAEPLTVSVTTAMKYAFAGENALTFETQITGGTEPFETSYEIDRDGTPVWSAREYQPELTYMPEEAGGYELVLSVTDAAGQAASGRCAIPVAVRHEESPSDWEPALKEVRMTGRYAEDLLAIARTQLGYTESADNFIVTEEGARQGYTRYGQWQGDAYEPWDAAFAAFCLYYAGVRDVPADTKAEKWADELKRRGMYRDLTAENRPEEGDFLFTRDGEVTRIGLVEKTDDTGVTAIEGDVGGAVARVTYGWDDARLAGFGDPRTTLTDEAAGVTVTGIFPEGATLTVQLLAEDADGFTEAQDRIHAALSPLYDRYAVNLADVTETAVYVPSLTVNGEVVSPCKKVRVGVSACGGRFAGHGDVRVLTFSDEQTELLSAEEKDGGDGADAIVSASFRTDRLSEFALTAVAPDRLTMRRTAADGDAKVTVTYGTGAGVPESAELRVRQIRGDGDDADRAEYQKRQAEAAALLETEAGGENAASQPDTAASGSPGNAENADVSRQTDQNAENAAADQQADQNAENVAADQTEDSKEYAAYMEEVEAALASGRKVQMAKLFDITILDKEGNEVEPLTPVCANIEFVPKEVQEGTDLELYQFQTEGEKPQVMENVEVLTDDDNIVNGIEFETDGFSVYGIVGTEVLTGGVMTADGDSYSVTVKYDKYAEIPDDAVLVATEVQNSSRLYQSYMSEAEDALTSDSDAEISFARFFDVSIMADGEKIQPATPAEVIIDYNESQEITEGTEVSTLQFGDSVPATVDAAVSGTDTQVDGVSFQAEEVSVYGIVGTESITVPFTTGDGRTYEVTVDFDKDAGIPEDAQLKVSEVTEDNSKYDDYVEQAADAIDSRAEALNYIKLLNIEIVDENGDKVDLEAPVDVTIKLLDKEQNEEEQTQVVHFEGANEMPVVLDSSAEADTVSFSADGFSVYAIVYTVDFEYSVNGKMYQFSLPGGGFVSFTDLVEVLGIIGDTNSGKNGDENGSVSAENTEENAANEGTEENSVNSDTNTALTLGDVEVSEATRKFVEDVASVEFSSPELVDVSKVDADTTVGQIKESRGLECQYSAELTEAQIAEINAQTVEAGDWALISVQPFTSEETLTVTMKDGDQFVVRVTDAQISTHVITADGKDYIITVTYGSEAGIPDGAELTARELLPGTEEYEAHYTQMIAAVEGEVSDSDLDDEMNAAFAEAGLEVVNPQSAVEVAFARFFDISIWKDGAEIEPLTPVQVEIQYNEPVSVDSSAEAEVVHFAEDGIELIDPDTDLSESSGEGISSFTYQQSSFSISATLLKYTTGIQNGNYLIIRGVKDENNVEHWYALKADGSTIEVTKKGDTITRLDWYADDVFWTFTNAGNGQYYIQNRSNRNSYLVLFNNIVGNWDQLIKVEVPDGRRTVYLKNPDNTGLRFNGSKHQFFLGSRGDGKAEQVYLARLNSEIPQGRGYNLTPAGETDLGDLNAWKDKVENSKIIVDKTASVVDYDNRIYQIDLKALSDITIISNKIDLELIVDTSRSMYFPANLSPVSGYYFTSIMGNDSHSLEKQLSWLDKNQIYYFIGNGEQATVYALYYAASGTNLNDYTGDQCWKFVDASYMNPPDAGSMNQSDRLNRLVGARIDDLAYNICNQNSDGGGCRLYTASSSITRLAYLKEAVRIASEIVYAVDKDNRIGLVTFNSSAKDQGFYDYKNRTGLYGKINNISLVGGTRQDLGLETGKSQLDSNGRADAQKIAILITDGAPNMQDSNKNQIPSDTAWTMIGEKASALKGTNSSNAKLYTLGLSLDMVGGNNQRHLDGLASEEDGVTRHFNASNGPAIVRAVKDLIDTLMYDVTLEAEVTDVLDPAFYPVDKNGNPIAVGDYTDENGKRYNWSMATVDGAECWKITYYDQEVGRGEKNADNTIKTPGWQKSFYVKAKEDFLGGNDIETNRYKSSNNRVKPIKYVYKERGTNATKKVDPPSNAPWGIFINTPTVNVDELHLTEHSTEWTVYMGIEVKPEDQVKALWDEIKVKQVVKTNGTANNGTTITKGDKKWYSKTDTKDTAAPDKEYSSLPINRYFTDVDFNTLLNQLKTQDSAEKTINYTAYGHQPGTITVKLEKKIIDGAVDANVKAPGQHITDKDGTPAEKYTITVTYTPNKTDTGCNIGHVTTGTGQDEVKSANEHKINVFVKKLKLLKADQGGNTISSDSATFVLYRKATSDEIADESVAKTDLTGLSGKYVTVQTLTTNGGSVITGALPLLADNEPYYLVETKAPAGYIMLTEPLKVTVDMTDHNTWTKLADNSTSQTKPDPYVLSNWLQETTIKLLKLNDTAYDPTQTSTYNHSNDTTDASVTYQIINNAGYELPSTGGPGSNLLYLLGSLMLALGSAGLVMRKRRRVG from the coding sequence TTGCTGTGCGCGGGATTGATCTCCGGCGGCGCGGCAGTTTCCGGCGAGTCGGGCGCGCAGGAGGCGGTGAACGCCGAAGCGCCCGCCGATGACGCGGTTCAGCCGGAGGTTCCGGCACAGCCGGTGGAAGAGGCGCAGCAGAATACGCCCGCTCCGGAGGATACGGAAGGCGGAGGAGAGGCGGGTCAGCAGCAGGAAGAGACGCCGGATCAGCAGCAGGAAGAGCTGTATCCTGAGGATGACGGAAACGGGGAAGAGTCCGTTCCGTCGGTTTCCCGGCCGGATGCCGGATCCGCTGAAAGCAGCGCCGCGCCGGTCGGAACGACGGCGGAGCCGCTCACCGTTTCCGTCACGACAGCGATGAAGTACGCCTTCGCGGGCGAGAACGCGCTGACGTTTGAGACGCAGATTACCGGCGGCACGGAGCCGTTTGAAACTTCCTATGAGATTGATCGGGACGGAACGCCGGTCTGGTCGGCTCGGGAGTATCAGCCGGAGTTGACGTATATGCCCGAAGAGGCGGGCGGCTATGAGCTCGTGCTGAGCGTCACGGATGCCGCCGGTCAGGCGGCGTCCGGCCGCTGCGCCATTCCGGTGGCGGTGCGCCACGAGGAGAGCCCGTCGGACTGGGAGCCGGCATTGAAGGAAGTCCGGATGACCGGCCGCTACGCGGAGGACCTGCTCGCGATCGCGCGCACGCAGCTGGGCTACACGGAGAGCGCGGACAATTTCATTGTGACAGAGGAAGGCGCCCGTCAGGGCTACACCCGGTACGGGCAGTGGCAGGGGGACGCCTATGAGCCGTGGGACGCCGCGTTCGCGGCCTTCTGCCTCTACTACGCGGGCGTCCGGGACGTGCCGGCCGACACGAAAGCGGAGAAGTGGGCCGATGAACTGAAGCGGCGCGGGATGTACCGCGATCTGACGGCGGAGAACCGCCCGGAGGAGGGGGATTTCCTTTTCACCCGGGACGGGGAAGTGACGCGGATCGGACTGGTCGAAAAGACGGATGATACGGGCGTGACCGCCATCGAAGGCGACGTCGGCGGCGCAGTCGCCCGCGTGACATACGGCTGGGACGACGCGCGGCTTGCGGGCTTCGGCGATCCGCGGACGACGCTGACGGACGAGGCGGCGGGCGTCACCGTCACCGGCATTTTTCCGGAGGGCGCGACCCTTACGGTTCAGCTGCTCGCGGAGGACGCGGACGGCTTCACGGAGGCGCAGGACCGGATTCACGCGGCGCTCTCTCCGCTCTACGACCGGTATGCGGTCAATCTCGCGGATGTGACGGAGACAGCGGTGTACGTCCCGTCTCTGACCGTGAACGGGGAGGTGGTCTCCCCGTGCAAAAAGGTACGGGTCGGCGTCTCGGCATGCGGCGGACGGTTCGCGGGTCACGGCGATGTCCGCGTCCTGACGTTTTCGGACGAGCAGACGGAGCTTCTTTCGGCGGAAGAAAAAGACGGCGGGGACGGAGCGGACGCGATTGTGAGTGCGTCGTTCCGCACGGACCGTCTGTCGGAATTTGCGCTGACGGCGGTGGCGCCGGACAGGCTCACGATGCGCCGGACCGCGGCGGACGGCGATGCGAAGGTGACGGTGACGTACGGCACCGGCGCGGGCGTGCCGGAGTCGGCGGAGCTCAGGGTGAGGCAGATTCGCGGCGACGGAGACGACGCGGATCGCGCGGAATATCAGAAGCGTCAGGCGGAGGCGGCCGCCCTTCTCGAAACGGAAGCGGGCGGTGAAAACGCGGCTTCTCAGCCGGATACCGCGGCCTCCGGTTCGCCGGGGAACGCAGAAAATGCAGACGTCAGCCGGCAGACGGATCAGAATGCGGAGAATGCAGCCGCCGATCAGCAGGCAGACCAGAACGCGGAGAATGTAGCCGCCGATCAGACTGAAGATTCCAAAGAATATGCTGCCTATATGGAGGAAGTCGAAGCGGCACTGGCATCCGGTCGCAAAGTCCAGATGGCGAAGCTTTTTGACATCACAATTTTGGACAAGGAAGGAAATGAGGTTGAGCCCCTCACCCCTGTGTGCGCCAATATCGAGTTTGTGCCGAAGGAAGTTCAGGAAGGAACAGATCTCGAACTCTACCAATTCCAGACAGAGGGCGAGAAGCCCCAGGTCATGGAGAATGTGGAAGTGCTCACTGACGATGACAACATCGTGAATGGAATCGAGTTCGAGACAGACGGATTCTCAGTATATGGCATTGTCGGAACAGAAGTTCTGACCGGCGGCGTGATGACAGCAGACGGCGATTCCTACTCCGTTACTGTCAAGTACGACAAGTACGCAGAGATCCCGGATGATGCAGTTCTGGTAGCTACTGAAGTACAGAATTCATCAAGACTCTATCAGTCTTATATGAGTGAAGCAGAAGATGCCCTGACCAGCGACAGCGACGCAGAGATCAGCTTCGCAAGATTCTTCGATGTCAGCATCATGGCAGACGGTGAGAAGATCCAGCCGGCTACACCGGCAGAAGTCATCATCGACTACAACGAGTCCCAGGAGATCACCGAGGGCACAGAGGTCAGCACCCTGCAGTTTGGTGACAGCGTACCGGCCACAGTGGATGCAGCAGTCAGCGGTACCGATACACAGGTAGACGGTGTCAGCTTCCAGGCTGAAGAAGTATCCGTGTACGGTATTGTGGGGACGGAAAGCATAACGGTACCGTTCACTACTGGAGATGGACGCACATATGAAGTCACTGTCGACTTTGATAAAGACGCAGGCATTCCGGAAGATGCACAGCTTAAGGTATCTGAAGTCACAGAAGATAACAGCAAGTACGATGACTATGTAGAGCAGGCAGCGGATGCCATCGACAGCCGCGCAGAAGCTCTCAACTATATCAAGCTGCTCAACATTGAGATTGTTGATGAAAACGGTGACAAGGTAGATCTGGAAGCCCCGGTCGATGTTACGATCAAACTGCTGGACAAAGAGCAAAATGAAGAAGAGCAGACCCAGGTTGTGCACTTTGAAGGTGCGAATGAGATGCCGGTGGTATTGGACAGTTCGGCAGAGGCTGATACCGTCAGTTTTTCTGCAGATGGTTTTTCAGTCTATGCCATCGTGTATACGGTGGACTTCGAGTATTCCGTGAACGGCAAAATGTACCAGTTCAGCCTTCCCGGAGGCGGATTTGTAAGCTTTACAGACCTTGTGGAAGTGTTGGGTATAATTGGTGATACGAACTCTGGGAAAAACGGGGACGAAAATGGGTCGGTAAGCGCAGAAAATACCGAGGAAAACGCCGCCAACGAAGGGACAGAAGAGAATAGTGTAAATTCCGATACGAACACAGCGCTCACACTGGGTGATGTGGAAGTCAGCGAGGCCACAAGGAAATTCGTGGAGGACGTGGCTTCTGTGGAGTTCAGCAGCCCTGAACTTGTAGATGTCAGCAAGGTTGATGCCGATACCACGGTTGGTCAGATTAAAGAGAGCCGTGGGTTGGAATGCCAGTACAGCGCGGAGCTGACGGAAGCGCAGATCGCGGAGATAAATGCGCAGACGGTGGAGGCCGGAGACTGGGCTCTGATCAGTGTGCAGCCGTTTACGAGTGAAGAGACGCTGACAGTCACCATGAAGGATGGGGATCAGTTCGTTGTGAGGGTGACGGATGCACAGATTTCCACACATGTGATTACGGCGGACGGCAAAGATTATATTATTACTGTGACCTATGGGTCGGAAGCTGGCATTCCTGATGGGGCGGAGCTGACCGCCAGAGAACTCCTGCCTGGGACAGAGGAGTATGAGGCGCATTATACGCAGATGATTGCCGCAGTTGAGGGCGAGGTGTCCGATTCGGATCTGGACGACGAGATGAATGCGGCCTTTGCCGAAGCTGGTCTGGAAGTCGTGAATCCGCAATCGGCGGTTGAGGTGGCATTTGCTCGGTTCTTTGATATTTCCATCTGGAAGGATGGCGCGGAAATCGAGCCGTTGACACCGGTTCAAGTTGAGATTCAGTACAATGAGCCGGTAAGTGTCGATTCCAGTGCTGAGGCAGAAGTCGTCCATTTCGCAGAGGACGGCATCGAGTTGATTGATCCGGATACGGATTTGAGCGAATCCTCCGGTGAAGGGATTTCCTCCTTTACCTACCAGCAGTCCAGCTTCTCGATTTCCGCTACGTTGCTAAAGTACACAACCGGCATCCAGAACGGGAACTATCTTATCATCAGGGGAGTAAAAGATGAGAATAATGTTGAGCACTGGTACGCACTGAAGGCGGACGGCTCTACAATAGAAGTGACGAAAAAGGGAGATACGATCACGAGATTAGACTGGTATGCGGATGACGTGTTCTGGACATTTACCAATGCAGGTAACGGTCAGTATTACATACAGAACCGGTCAAACAGAAATAGTTACTTGGTGCTATTTAATAACATTGTAGGCAATTGGGATCAGCTGATCAAAGTGGAAGTGCCGGACGGCAGGAGAACCGTATATCTGAAGAACCCCGATAATACGGGACTGAGGTTCAACGGCAGTAAACATCAGTTTTTTCTGGGCAGTCGAGGGGATGGTAAAGCAGAGCAAGTCTACCTTGCCAGATTGAATTCTGAAATTCCTCAAGGCCGAGGCTATAATCTGACACCGGCTGGGGAGACGGACCTCGGTGATCTGAACGCCTGGAAGGACAAAGTCGAAAACAGCAAGATCATCGTGGATAAAACCGCCAGCGTGGTCGACTATGACAACAGAATATATCAAATTGACTTGAAGGCACTTTCCGATATCACGATTATATCCAACAAGATTGATCTGGAACTGATTGTCGATACTTCACGTTCGATGTATTTCCCCGCCAATCTGAGTCCAGTATCCGGTTATTACTTTACAAGCATAATGGGCAATGATTCCCATAGTTTGGAAAAACAGCTATCGTGGCTGGATAAAAACCAGATCTATTATTTTATCGGGAATGGGGAACAGGCGACAGTCTACGCCCTGTATTATGCGGCTTCCGGGACGAACCTGAATGATTACACTGGTGACCAATGCTGGAAGTTTGTTGACGCGTCCTATATGAATCCGCCAGATGCGGGCAGCATGAACCAATCCGACAGGCTGAACAGGCTTGTGGGAGCACGTATCGACGATCTGGCCTATAATATCTGCAATCAGAACAGCGATGGTGGCGGATGCAGGCTTTATACTGCGTCATCCTCCATCACACGCCTGGCGTATCTGAAAGAAGCTGTGCGTATTGCCAGCGAGATCGTATATGCCGTTGACAAGGACAATCGAATCGGTCTTGTGACCTTCAACAGCAGTGCAAAAGATCAGGGATTCTACGATTACAAAAACAGGACCGGGCTATACGGCAAAATCAACAATATTTCCCTTGTGGGAGGCACCCGACAGGACCTTGGTCTTGAAACCGGCAAGAGCCAGCTTGACAGCAATGGCAGGGCGGATGCGCAAAAGATCGCCATACTGATTACTGACGGTGCACCGAACATGCAGGATAGCAATAAGAACCAAATTCCTAGTGATACGGCGTGGACGATGATTGGCGAAAAGGCCAGCGCCTTGAAGGGCACCAATTCCTCCAATGCCAAGCTTTATACGCTGGGGCTTAGCCTGGATATGGTTGGCGGCAATAACCAGCGCCATCTAGATGGTTTGGCTTCAGAAGAGGATGGCGTCACCCGGCATTTCAACGCCAGCAACGGGCCTGCTATTGTCAGGGCGGTCAAGGATTTGATCGATACACTGATGTACGATGTTACCTTAGAAGCGGAAGTCACGGATGTATTGGATCCTGCATTCTATCCCGTAGACAAAAACGGTAATCCGATTGCTGTCGGGGATTACACCGATGAGAACGGCAAGAGGTACAACTGGTCCATGGCTACTGTCGACGGCGCAGAATGCTGGAAGATCACATATTATGATCAGGAGGTTGGCCGCGGCGAGAAGAACGCAGATAATACCATCAAGACGCCGGGATGGCAGAAGTCGTTCTACGTTAAGGCGAAGGAGGACTTCCTGGGCGGCAATGATATCGAAACCAACCGATATAAATCCAGCAACAATCGTGTCAAACCGATTAAATACGTCTACAAGGAACGCGGTACCAATGCGACCAAGAAGGTGGATCCTCCTTCGAACGCGCCGTGGGGCATATTTATAAATACCCCCACCGTCAATGTCGATGAGCTGCATCTTACGGAGCACAGCACCGAATGGACGGTCTACATGGGCATCGAAGTGAAGCCTGAGGATCAAGTGAAGGCGTTGTGGGACGAGATTAAGGTTAAGCAGGTCGTTAAGACAAACGGCACCGCGAACAATGGTACAACCATCACCAAAGGCGACAAGAAATGGTATTCCAAGACCGATACGAAGGATACCGCTGCGCCTGATAAAGAGTATTCCAGCCTGCCGATCAACCGGTATTTCACGGACGTAGACTTCAACACGCTGCTCAACCAGCTGAAAACGCAAGACAGTGCAGAAAAGACCATAAACTACACGGCCTATGGACACCAGCCCGGTACGATCACGGTGAAGCTGGAAAAGAAAATCATCGATGGTGCGGTGGATGCCAACGTCAAGGCGCCCGGGCAGCACATCACTGACAAGGATGGCACCCCGGCAGAGAAATATACGATCACGGTGACCTATACGCCTAACAAGACCGACACTGGCTGTAATATCGGACATGTCACGACCGGAACGGGACAAGACGAGGTCAAGAGCGCGAATGAACATAAGATTAACGTATTCGTCAAAAAGTTGAAGCTCTTAAAAGCCGACCAGGGTGGTAATACGATCTCAAGCGATTCTGCTACATTTGTACTATACAGAAAGGCAACTAGTGATGAGATAGCTGATGAGTCTGTGGCAAAAACAGACCTGACCGGACTCTCAGGAAAGTATGTTACAGTACAGACTCTTACTACCAACGGTGGATCAGTGATAACAGGTGCTCTGCCGTTGTTAGCTGATAACGAACCATATTATCTTGTGGAAACAAAGGCTCCTGCCGGTTATATTATGCTCACAGAGCCTCTGAAAGTAACTGTTGATATGACAGATCATAATACATGGACAAAGCTTGCTGACAATAGTACGTCGCAGACAAAACCAGATCCATATGTATTATCCAACTGGTTACAGGAAACAACAATAAAACTATTGAAGTTGAACGATACGGCATATGACCCTACACAAACGTCTACTTACAATCACAGCAATGACACAACGGATGCATCGGTGACGTATCAGATCATAAATAACGCCGGTTATGAACTACCGTCTACCGGCGGCCCTGGTTCCAACCTGCTGTATCTTCTCGGCAGTCTGATGCTTGCTTTGGGAAGTGCCGGATTAGTGATGCGGAAGAGAAGACGGGTGGGATGA
- a CDS encoding class C sortase, translated as MSWLKKNGLTLILLLILLIGAGLIAYPSFANWWNSFHQSRAVASYAETAANMNTEEYERIISKAQAYNRKLSRSGIQWTLDEDEEKEYKEQLDIGTSGIMGYIDIPKIDVMLPIYHGIDESILQVAVGHIPGTSLPVGGKGSHCVVSGHRGLPSARLFTDIDKLVEGDTFTITVLNKTLTYEVDQIRTVLPTDLSDLQIEKGKDYVTLVTCTPYGINTHRLLVRGHRIENADGDASVIADALQIEPIYIAPFIAVPILILLIIGMFIMTGMRTRRRREKRQIYSQMRVKDDKTEDR; from the coding sequence ATGAGTTGGCTGAAAAAGAACGGTCTGACTCTGATCCTTCTGTTGATTCTGTTGATAGGAGCAGGGCTGATTGCTTATCCGTCTTTTGCTAACTGGTGGAATTCATTTCATCAGTCACGAGCGGTGGCCTCCTATGCGGAGACAGCCGCAAACATGAATACGGAGGAGTACGAGCGAATCATCAGCAAAGCGCAGGCCTATAACAGGAAGCTGTCCCGTTCAGGGATCCAGTGGACGCTGGATGAAGATGAGGAGAAGGAATACAAAGAGCAGCTTGACATCGGTACATCGGGGATCATGGGATATATCGACATCCCGAAGATTGACGTGATGCTCCCGATCTACCATGGAATTGATGAAAGTATCCTTCAGGTGGCAGTCGGGCATATCCCGGGCACATCCCTTCCGGTAGGTGGGAAAGGAAGCCACTGTGTGGTATCCGGACACCGCGGACTTCCGTCAGCCAGACTCTTCACCGACATCGACAAACTGGTAGAGGGTGATACATTTACCATCACCGTACTGAACAAGACACTGACATATGAGGTAGACCAGATCCGTACTGTACTGCCGACAGATCTGTCTGATCTGCAGATCGAGAAAGGTAAGGACTATGTGACGCTGGTGACCTGTACGCCGTACGGGATCAATACACACCGGCTTCTGGTACGGGGACACCGTATAGAGAATGCCGATGGTGATGCCTCGGTAATCGCGGACGCGCTTCAGATCGAACCGATCTATATAGCTCCGTTTATCGCAGTACCTATACTGATACTGTTGATAATCGGTATGTTTATCATGACAGGGATGAGGACGCGGCGCCGCAGAGAGAAAAGACAGATCTATTCACAGATGAGGGTGAAGGATGACAAGACAGAGGACAGATGA